The nucleotide sequence AAAGTCGTTTTAGAAGTTTATTTGAAAATGCAACGCTTGGACTTTACAGAACAAGCGAAAGCGGAAATGTTTTAATGGTGAATAATGCATTATTCAAAATGCTGGGATATAATTCGTCAGAGGAAATGCAAAACTCAAATCTAAATTCTAATGGATATGTAATTCCACAAAGAAGAACAGAATTTATTGATCAGGTAAAAAAACACGGAAGTATTGCCGGATTTGAATCGGAGTGGCGCAAAAAGGATGGATCTATAATTTATATCTCCGAAAGCGCGAGAAAAGATTTTGACGAATCCGGAAACTTAATATTTGAAGGCACTGTTGAGGATATTACAAACAGAAAAATGGCGGAATTTGAACTTCAACATTCACAAGAATTTCTGCAAATGGTTTTTGATAATGTTTACAACGCCATTTTTATTCATGATGAACATGGAAATATATTAACTGTAAATAACAAAGTATTAAGTTTATACAACATTTCATTTTCCGACGCAATTAAACTGAACATTGCCGATTATGCGGATGAAAACAATTCTTTTGAAAATGCAAAAAAAATGTGGGAAAAAGTAATCAATGGCGAAACTTTTCTAACTGAATTGAAAGCAAAAAGACCTTTAGAAAATTACGTTTTTGACGTGGAAGTTTTTCTTTCCAGAATTTTCTTAAATCAAAAAAATTATATTTTGGCTAATGTAAGAGATATTACAGCACAAAAAGAAGCGCACAAAAATCTGTATATAACGCAAAAATCCGTTGAAATGAGCGGAGCTCCAATATTTTGGATAAGTAAAAACGCAGATATAATTTATGTCAATAATGCTGCCGTACAAATGCTGGGTTATTCGTTTGATGAGTTGACAAAAATGAGAATCCCGGATATAGATCCAAATTGGACACAAAATTATTGGGACAATGTTGGTTTTCCCAGATTAGCCAAACATCGTGTTGATCATTTTGAAACTTCACAAATAACAAAATTTGGAGATAAAATTCCTATTGAAGTAAATTCAACAATAATTAATTACGGCAATGAAGAAATAATTGTATCAATTATTACAAATTTAACTGAAAGAAAAAAAGCTGCCGATGAATTAATAATTGCAAAAGAACGGGCAGAAATGTCCAATAAATTAAAATCGGAATTTCTTGCCGGAATGTCTCATGAAATCCGAACACCTGTAAATACAATATTAAACTTTATTTCGCTAATTAAATCAGATTTAGGCGAAAACGTAAACGGGGACATTAAATCTTCTTTTGAGATGATTGACAGCGGAAGCAGAAGATTAATTCGAACAATTGATTCAATCATAAATATGTCACAGTTTCAAGCTGGTTCATATGACATGAAACTTGAAAAAGTCTCGGTGTCCGATTTAATTAAACCAATTTATAATGAGTTTAAGCATTTTGCCAATCAAAAAAACCTGCGTTTTGAGTTAACTCAAGATTCTGAAGATTTTTTTATAATTGCAGATTCATATACATTAACCCAATTATTTATTAATCTGTTTGATAACTCCATTAAATATACAAAATCCGGAAAAATTCAAATCTCCATTTCTTCCGATGACGATTACGCAATTGTTGAAATTTCAGATACGGGCATTGGAATTTCCGAAGAATTTCTTCCTACTTTATTTGAACCTTTTAGGCAAGAGGAAATGGGTTACACAAGATCGTTTGAAGGAAACGGACTCGGCTTGGCTTTAGTTAAAAAATATTTAGAATTAAATAATGGATTGATTTCCGTTAAAAGTCAAAAAGGAATTGGAAGTACTTTCACCGTGAAACTGAAAAAAGAATCGACTGTTTACCACATTTAACCAAATAATTAAAACTAAATATTTATAAAAACAAACTTACAATATTGAAAAAGATTTTCGATAATTGATTACTATTTAAATTATTTGGAATCTTTATGAAAGGAAAATATAAGTTTTACATATTTATTTTATTGTTTTTTATATTCTTGATCAATCATAATTTTGCTCAAGATATCGCTTTTGATAAGGAATTAGATCTTCAAACATGTATAACTTATGCCTTAAAACACCATCCGTTAAATTCTGTTAATAAAAATTCAATAGGAATATCTGAATCGCAATTAAGCCAAGCAAATTCGGCTTATTGGCCTCAAATAAATTTATCGGCTTCTGTTTCCACAATGGACGAAGCTCCAAACTTTATATTTCCCGCGTCAACATTTGAGCTTCCATTGCAAATACCGGGACTTGAACTTGGAGGAATTGAAATTCCCGAACAAAATATAAAGCTAATGGATAAAACTTTAATCATGGGTTCAATTGAATTGGTCTACCCGCTTTATACCGGCGGATATATTTCTTCTTTGGTTGGTCAAGCCGAAAGTGCTTTAGTGCTTGCCCAAGAAGAAGCCAGAAAAAATGAGCTTCAAATTATTGCTGATGTTAAAAAAAGATTTTATTCGGTTTATCTACTTCAAAAGCTTACCGAAATTGGTGATGAATCGCTGGCAAGACTTGAAACTACTTTGGAACTTACTGAAAATCTATATCTTAACGGTTCGGGTACCGTTTCAAAAACGGATTTTCTTAAAAACAAAATTCTTGTAGATAACGTTAGATCAATAAATTTTTATTTTAAACATAATTTAGAATTGGCAAAATCCGCTTTGTTAAATGCTTTGGGCGAAAATTTAAAATATAATATTTCTGTAACGCGTGATAGTTTAGAGCTTAAAAAATCTTTTTATAATTTTGAAGATTTATTAATTACTGCGTATAAAAATAATCCTACTTGGAAAACTTTAGAAATTGCTCAATCTATTTTTGAAGATAAGGTAGACGAAGCTTACAGCGGTTATCTGCCAAAGGTTGGAATAATGGGTTCGCTAAATCTTGTTCAAAATAATTATAAATACGGATTGGTTTCCGACGTTAATAAATTTTCATGGACGGTCGGTCTTGGGGTTCAAATGCCAATTTTTAACGGTTTTAGGGCATCTGCTCAAGTTGATGAGGCAAATTATAGATTTGAAAAAATAAAAAGTCAGAAAAAACTATTAGAAAACGGTTTGGAAATTTTAGTAAAAAAAGCTTTTGTAGAATATTCTTCAGCTTCAGATCAGATGACAACATTAAAATCTGCAATGGTTTCTGCCATAGAAAATTGTGAATTAAACGATAGAGCTTATCAAAGTGAACTTGTTGAGCTTCAAGATTTATTACAGGCTCAGTTGTTTGAAGCGGTAATGAAAGTTCAATATTATAAAGCTCAGTTTACATATTATGAAACTTTGGCAGAATTAGAATTTACCATTGGAAAAAATTTGGATTAGCCTATATGAAAAATCAACCTAAGGCGTTTGTGCTTTTTTTACTTTTTTACAGTTCCGTTTTCGCACAGCAAAAACTTGAAAATAATAATCTTAAACCAATTTATGTTGGCTTCTCAATTTCACTTTTTAATGATGTTGATATTAGAGATGCGGAAGCCGCTATTAAAATGTGGGGAAATGAATTATTAAAAAATATGAACTCCACAATAACTCCGGAAACTTCAATATTTGAAACAAGCGATGAGCTGATTTCTGCAATAAATAATAATAAGGTTGATTTGGTTGCAATTCCAACGCTGGATTTTTTGGCAATAAGAAACAAAGTAAAACTTGAACCGCATTTAATAACTTCCATTAATGGAAAACATGGATATGATTTTATTGTTGTTGTAAAAAAAGATAAAAATTTTCATAAAATAGAAGATCTTAAAAATAAGATAATTAATCTTCCGGCAAAAACTTCGGGTCGTTTGGCAAAAATGTGGTTAACCGTTTTTCTTAATGATAAAGGAATTAAAATTGATAAATTTTTTAAAGAAATGAGAGAATTTGAAAAGCCTTCTCAAGCTTTATTGCCGGTTTTTTTTAATCAAGCAGATGTTTGTGTTATTCCTTCAATGTCTTATAACACAATGTTAGAATTAAATCCGCAATTAAAAAAAGAACTTGTTGTAATTGAGACTAGTCCAATTTTGGTAAACGGATTAATGTGCATTAATAAATTGATTGAGCCCGATCTAAGAAAATCTTTGCTCATCGCAGCATCTAAGCTTGGCAAAACGCCTTCCGGCAAACAAATATTAAATTTATTTAAATCCGAAGATGTAATAGTTTTTGAGGAGAAGTATTTAAAAGAAATTGAAATATTAACAGAGAAATTCAATAAAATAAAAAAATGATTTAATTAAACACATTTTCGCTTATGAAAAAAAAATACGGTAAAAAGGCATTAATTAATATTCTAACTTTATTGATTGTAATGTTAACAATTTACAGCGATTTAATTGCCCAAGACGCTCAAACAAAACACAATTCAAATATTGGAATTACTAATGAAATGTTTAATGATGTAAACATAAGAGACGCAAAAGTAATTATAGATCTTTGGGCTAAAATGATTCATGAAAGATTTATAACAAGTTTGCAAACCTCAACATTCATTTATAAAAATATTGATGATATGATAAAGGATATTAACAGTGAAAAGGTCGATTACTTGTTTCTCAATGTACCTCAATATTTAATGCATAAGTCTTCCTTAAAAATTGAGCCGTATTACGGCACATTATTAAACAAGAAAAAATCTTTTGATCTTTTATTTATTGGAAAAAAGGAAATAACTTTAAAAAGTTTTAATGATTTACGAAACTCAACAATTGTTGTTCAGGGTGGAAGGTATAAAACTCTTAGTGAGCTTTTTCTCGATTATTTGTGTTTATCAAACGGAATAACAAAAAAGGAAAATTTCTTTAAAAAAATCATATTTGAAGAAAATGCATCTAAAACAATTTTGGGTACTTTTTTTGGTAAAAATGATTTTTCCATTATAACTAGCAGTACATTTGATATTATGTCAGAAATGAATCCTCAAATTAAAAAAACGCTAAAAATAATGTATAAAAGAAAAAACTTAGTAAATGATCTTTTTTGCTTTAGAAGTACCTTAGCACAAAAATATAAAGATCTGGCAATTAATTTTGGCAATAATATAGATTCAAATCCTAAAACCTCACAAGTTTATAAAATATTTAAAATTGACGGATCTTATGAAATAAATAACTCTGATCTTGAGCAAACTCTTGAGCTTTGGGAAGATTATAATAAATTAAAAAATCAAAAATAACATGAACGATTGTCTTAAAATATTTCAAAACGTATTTCTTTTTTTCCTTGTTTTTTTAATCTTTTTATTAAACGACGCTGTAGCTCAAAATAAACTAAGAAAATTTTACCGTTTGGGAATGTCTAAAGAATTGCTGGAAGACGTAAATGTTAAAGATGCACAAGCTGTGTTGGAAATATGGACTGAAATTTTAAAAGAAAATTTTAAGGATGTTGATAAAATTAGCGTAAGCCTATTTAACAATGCTGCCGAATTGGTTGAAGCAATTTCAAAAAAAGAAGTTGATATTATTTATACAAGCGGTGTAATTTTTAAAGAAAACAGCTTAGACAAAAAATATGAGCTTGAACCAATTGTAATTTTAAATACAGGAAATAAAAAAGCCTTCGATTTATATTTATTTGCAAATTCTAAAAATAAAATTTCGGGTTTTAACGATTTGAAAGGCAAAACCATAATGGTTCAGGGTGGAAAGTTTAAAATAATAAATGAACTTTGGCTTGATTTGTTATGTCTGCAAAATGGAGCAAAAAATAAATATAATTTTTTTAAGAAAGTTGAGTTTACTGAAAAACCTATGCAAAGCATTCTGCCGGTATTTTTTGAAAAAGCTGATTTCTGCATAATAAGCAGTATTTCATATTTTGCAATTAAAGAACTAAACCCGCAAATCTCTAAAGCATTATATAAAATTTACGAAAGAAAAAATTTGGTAAACGAAGTAATTTGTTTGCCTAAAAGTTTTTCTAAAACAGAAAAGGAAATTATTCATAACGCATCTATAAATTATGAAAATTTGCCCAATATTAAGCAGCTGGGTAAAATTCTTAAGTCCCTTGGTTCTTACACATATAGCGACTCTTCCTTTGCCGGAACAAGCGAACTTTGGAATGATTATCAAAAATTAAAAAATGAAAAATGAAAAAAAGAAGAACCATATTTTTTAGAATTACTTTTCTTTCTTGGATGCTCATAATTGTGACTTTATCAATTTTTATTGTCACCACTATTCCTTTTCAGAAACAAATGCTAATTGAAAGAATGAATTCCGAAGCCAAAGACATTGCTTCGTCTATAAGTCAAGTTACAGCTACCGCGATTATCTCTGAAGACTATAGTTTTGCGCTTGAACATTGTATTAAAGTTGTTGAAGAAAGTAAATCAATTCAATATACTATAATTACAAAAAAAGACGGATTTTCTTTGGTTATTTTAGACAGCGGCTGGACCTTGGATACTTTACGCGGAAAATGGATTGAACAAAATTCAGATGCTTTAAAAGGAGAATTTGTTTATGAACCATTATTAAAGGATGAGGTTTTTTATTATAAATATCCGTTTAGTTATTCTGGAATTGAATGGGGTTGGATTCATATTGGACTTAGTTTAAAGAACTACAACGATGGAATAAGACAAATATATTTTAGAACCATTTCTTCTTCGGTTGTATCAATTTTAATTGGTTTAATAGCTTCAATTCTAATTGCAAGAAAAATAAGCAAACCGATTCATCATTTAAATGAAGTTACAAAAAAAGTGACTCAGGGAAATTTATCCGTACGTTCCGAAATAAAATCCGGCGATGAACTTGAGGGATTGTCTG is from Ignavibacteriota bacterium and encodes:
- a CDS encoding PhnD/SsuA/transferrin family substrate-binding protein, producing MNDCLKIFQNVFLFFLVFLIFLLNDAVAQNKLRKFYRLGMSKELLEDVNVKDAQAVLEIWTEILKENFKDVDKISVSLFNNAAELVEAISKKEVDIIYTSGVIFKENSLDKKYELEPIVILNTGNKKAFDLYLFANSKNKISGFNDLKGKTIMVQGGKFKIINELWLDLLCLQNGAKNKYNFFKKVEFTEKPMQSILPVFFEKADFCIISSISYFAIKELNPQISKALYKIYERKNLVNEVICLPKSFSKTEKEIIHNASINYENLPNIKQLGKILKSLGSYTYSDSSFAGTSELWNDYQKLKNEK
- a CDS encoding TolC family protein → MKGKYKFYIFILLFFIFLINHNFAQDIAFDKELDLQTCITYALKHHPLNSVNKNSIGISESQLSQANSAYWPQINLSASVSTMDEAPNFIFPASTFELPLQIPGLELGGIEIPEQNIKLMDKTLIMGSIELVYPLYTGGYISSLVGQAESALVLAQEEARKNELQIIADVKKRFYSVYLLQKLTEIGDESLARLETTLELTENLYLNGSGTVSKTDFLKNKILVDNVRSINFYFKHNLELAKSALLNALGENLKYNISVTRDSLELKKSFYNFEDLLITAYKNNPTWKTLEIAQSIFEDKVDEAYSGYLPKVGIMGSLNLVQNNYKYGLVSDVNKFSWTVGLGVQMPIFNGFRASAQVDEANYRFEKIKSQKKLLENGLEILVKKAFVEYSSASDQMTTLKSAMVSAIENCELNDRAYQSELVELQDLLQAQLFEAVMKVQYYKAQFTYYETLAELEFTIGKNLD
- a CDS encoding PhnD/SsuA/transferrin family substrate-binding protein gives rise to the protein MKNQPKAFVLFLLFYSSVFAQQKLENNNLKPIYVGFSISLFNDVDIRDAEAAIKMWGNELLKNMNSTITPETSIFETSDELISAINNNKVDLVAIPTLDFLAIRNKVKLEPHLITSINGKHGYDFIVVVKKDKNFHKIEDLKNKIINLPAKTSGRLAKMWLTVFLNDKGIKIDKFFKEMREFEKPSQALLPVFFNQADVCVIPSMSYNTMLELNPQLKKELVVIETSPILVNGLMCINKLIEPDLRKSLLIAASKLGKTPSGKQILNLFKSEDVIVFEEKYLKEIEILTEKFNKIKK
- a CDS encoding PAS domain S-box protein; translation: MNLVSKILEKLFHWDKIFLSELSSDQKIEIDVKLHPILLRFPKPLEKYYLNYFQSNSKLQIKISAIVGALFFLVFFPFDMYFIPEFSTKFLIVRFLTSVFIVSIAFYASNLKNSTHTQLLLSVATILVGTVDISFIVIASPKLNDSYYVGLILIYFWSYVYLKQRYLWSMISGFSIFFIYLFFSKFVIDLDQHISFISIFYLLASNIAGVGISYSLEYYSRREYFQQLMIKNSIDLNFDLNEKISESKKVIFQAQEKLMLQSKAIESAANCIVIVNRKGNIIFCNSAVSQSTGYSRDELLGKNPRIFKSGKHDILFYKNIWNTVLNRNVWSGEIINKKKNGELIYEEMIITPVTENGSNIISHFIAIKQDISSRKEMEKNLLESESRFRSLFENATLGLYRTSESGNVLMVNNALFKMLGYNSSEEMQNSNLNSNGYVIPQRRTEFIDQVKKHGSIAGFESEWRKKDGSIIYISESARKDFDESGNLIFEGTVEDITNRKMAEFELQHSQEFLQMVFDNVYNAIFIHDEHGNILTVNNKVLSLYNISFSDAIKLNIADYADENNSFENAKKMWEKVINGETFLTELKAKRPLENYVFDVEVFLSRIFLNQKNYILANVRDITAQKEAHKNLYITQKSVEMSGAPIFWISKNADIIYVNNAAVQMLGYSFDELTKMRIPDIDPNWTQNYWDNVGFPRLAKHRVDHFETSQITKFGDKIPIEVNSTIINYGNEEIIVSIITNLTERKKAADELIIAKERAEMSNKLKSEFLAGMSHEIRTPVNTILNFISLIKSDLGENVNGDIKSSFEMIDSGSRRLIRTIDSIINMSQFQAGSYDMKLEKVSVSDLIKPIYNEFKHFANQKNLRFELTQDSEDFFIIADSYTLTQLFINLFDNSIKYTKSGKIQISISSDDDYAIVEISDTGIGISEEFLPTLFEPFRQEEMGYTRSFEGNGLGLALVKKYLELNNGLISVKSQKGIGSTFTVKLKKESTVYHI
- a CDS encoding PhnD/SsuA/transferrin family substrate-binding protein translates to MKKKYGKKALINILTLLIVMLTIYSDLIAQDAQTKHNSNIGITNEMFNDVNIRDAKVIIDLWAKMIHERFITSLQTSTFIYKNIDDMIKDINSEKVDYLFLNVPQYLMHKSSLKIEPYYGTLLNKKKSFDLLFIGKKEITLKSFNDLRNSTIVVQGGRYKTLSELFLDYLCLSNGITKKENFFKKIIFEENASKTILGTFFGKNDFSIITSSTFDIMSEMNPQIKKTLKIMYKRKNLVNDLFCFRSTLAQKYKDLAINFGNNIDSNPKTSQVYKIFKIDGSYEINNSDLEQTLELWEDYNKLKNQK